A DNA window from Thalassospiraceae bacterium LMO-JJ14 contains the following coding sequences:
- a CDS encoding multiubiquitin domain-containing protein: MGALEALKPGKSKEVTIIVNGREKSVPKGEITFNELIQLAFDDPPTGEFICFTVAYRKGPSPNQSGTLSDGEAIKVKKGMIFDVKYTDKA; encoded by the coding sequence ATGGGTGCTCTTGAGGCGTTGAAGCCCGGTAAATCCAAAGAGGTAACGATCATCGTTAATGGCCGCGAGAAATCCGTGCCCAAAGGCGAGATCACGTTTAACGAACTTATCCAGCTGGCATTTGATGACCCGCCCACCGGCGAATTCATCTGCTTCACGGTCGCCTATCGCAAGGGACCTTCTCCGAATCAGTCGGGGACGCTCTCGGACGGCGAAGCCATCAAAGTCAAAAAGGGGATGATCTTCGATGTCAAATACACTGATAAAGCTTAA
- a CDS encoding helix-turn-helix transcriptional regulator encodes MPSPLGVRIKELRKSKKFTLEQLAERIGSSKGYVWELENKDDIRPSAEKLDKIAVTLDTTSEFLLTGKDADSAVEEDKAFFRKYQEMPPETKEKIRRMLHIWDSDD; translated from the coding sequence GTGCCGAGCCCACTTGGTGTGCGAATTAAAGAACTAAGAAAGTCCAAAAAATTCACACTTGAACAATTGGCAGAGAGAATCGGATCGAGCAAAGGGTATGTATGGGAGCTAGAAAATAAGGATGATATTCGACCATCGGCAGAAAAATTAGACAAGATAGCAGTCACGCTTGATACTACATCTGAGTTCCTTCTGACTGGAAAGGACGCCGACTCAGCTGTTGAAGAGGACAAAGCGTTTTTCCGCAAGTATCAGGAAATGCCGCCTGAAACGAAGGAGAAAATCCGCAGAATGTTGCATATCTGGGATTCTGACGATTGA
- a CDS encoding ImmA/IrrE family metallo-endopeptidase produces the protein MNETYALSAKREAINLSNLLKLTLGEERFPVDVKLIAKERSKNEADPITLIKGDKLDGFEGALYPSPSGKPEWAILYNSSIREAGRVRFTLAHELGHYILHRSVLDPVAIQCDRRDMTRWSDGDLIEAEANEFASYLLMPLDDYRVQVGNAQMTFDLARHCGDRYGVSLTAVLLKWVEFTDAAVVLVASDKGEIAWSKSSAKAFKRGIFFRKGSRLPECSVAAIGAGSIFDSGDVAELPKGVWHANSAAREWSVFSKRYNDLSLVEFL, from the coding sequence TTGAACGAAACTTACGCACTGTCAGCCAAACGTGAAGCAATCAATTTATCGAATCTTCTTAAGCTCACGCTTGGCGAAGAGCGTTTTCCAGTGGATGTGAAATTAATTGCCAAAGAGCGCTCAAAAAACGAAGCAGACCCAATTACTCTAATAAAAGGAGACAAATTGGACGGGTTTGAAGGTGCGCTTTACCCAAGCCCGTCAGGCAAACCAGAATGGGCAATCTTGTATAATTCATCAATTCGAGAGGCTGGGAGGGTGCGGTTTACGTTAGCTCATGAGTTAGGGCACTACATTTTGCATCGTTCCGTGTTAGACCCGGTAGCAATACAGTGTGATCGCCGAGATATGACAAGATGGAGTGATGGCGATCTCATTGAGGCAGAAGCAAATGAATTTGCATCGTACTTGTTGATGCCCCTGGACGATTACCGCGTGCAAGTCGGTAACGCACAAATGACTTTTGATCTAGCACGACACTGTGGGGACCGTTACGGAGTGTCGCTTACAGCGGTGTTGTTAAAATGGGTTGAATTTACAGACGCCGCAGTCGTGTTGGTAGCTTCTGATAAAGGCGAAATTGCTTGGTCCAAGTCTAGTGCCAAAGCATTTAAGCGGGGTATTTTTTTCCGCAAAGGCTCACGCTTGCCAGAATGTTCAGTGGCGGCAATTGGTGCCGGATCAATTTTTGATTCTGGAGATGTAGCAGAGCTTCCGAAAGGTGTCTGGCACGCGAATAGCGCCGCTAGAGAATGGTCCGTGTTCTCGAAGCGATACAACGATTTGTCGTTGGTTGAGTTCCTCTAG